AACTATTGGATGTAATGACGGGACAGCCGCATGCCATCGCTTCCAGCAGCGCAAGCCCAAATCCTTCGTACCAACTGGGAAAGACAAAGGCATCTGCCGCGCTGTACAGACTAGGGAAGAGGGAACGGTCCGGGATATATCCGGTAAGAAGAACCCGTTCCGATAAGTCCGCCTTTTTAGCACGCTCCAGGATTGAGGCACTGCCCCACCCCGCTCCTCCGGCAAGAACCAAACGATGAGGTACGGAAGTGCGCGCAAAGGCTTCTAATAAAGTGAGGATATTTTTGCGTGCTTCGAGGGTGCTGACAAACAATAAATAGGGTGCTTCTAGTCCGAGCGCAGCCGCCACACGCTCTTGTGCCGTGGAGCGCGCTACAGGGACAAAAGATGCATCTGCCGCATCATAGATCACGTGTACACGTTCAGGCGGAACCTGCAAGAGCGATACAATGTCGTCGCGGGTAGATTCGGAACAGGCAATGATGGCATCGGCGCGCAAGGCATCTTTATGAATTGTTGCGGCAAAGGGAGCGCGTGTTGCGGGGTTGCTCCAGTCGGGCTGCCGCAAGAAACCCAAGTCATGGATGGACAATATTCCTTTGGCGTGTTTGAGTGGAGGAAGCACATAATTCACAGCATGATATACGTCCACCCCGCCTAACAGGCAATCTACACGGGGCGCATGGACACGATCCCACAGCAGCTTCAAGACACGCTGCGGTAGGGGAACTCGTTTCACGGGGAAGTCCTTGAGAGAGGACTCCATGCTGCGAAAACCGGCAACAAAGCCACGGATAGACTCCTCTTCCGCCACGTGCAGCATTTCATGGATTAGGTGGCTCACATAATAACCGACACCGGTCAGTCTGTAGGTTAGAGGTGTAAGTTCTATTCCAATGCGCATGGCGTCTTTCTTTAGGCTTCTCAAAATCAATTATGGGGCGGCATTCATAACAAAATTTCCTGCTTACATTTTATAGATATGCGGCGCGTTAAACCACTGTCTCCTTCCACGAATAATACGGCCCCATTCACGCTGAAAAAAGAGACTGCTTTCAGCGCTGGCAACGGTTGGCCTCCGCTATAAAAAATAAGGTCACAAATCCTTGTGGGTTCACGGATCTTGAAAGGGGCGCCGCCGCTTAAAATCGGGCAAGTACACATCGGCACTATCCAAGTTCTGAAACAAAATATGGTTGAAGGACAGTTTTTCTGCGAAGGCGACAACATCGTCATATTCTTTTCGCGTTACGCTTCGGGAAATTTCGGGATAGCGGGACGCTTGGTATTGGGGCGAATATTGGCTCATAAGACTCAAGCCTATGTCCGTCATCTTTTCATCATGAAGCCACAAAAGCATTTCATAGCTAGAGGCAATGTTGTTGGGTAAAACGAGATGGCGCAGCATCACACCGCTTACAGCGACACCATCTTCTATACGGAGCGGGCCGGACTGTCGGTACATTTCGCGCAACCCGGCGCGGGCAACATCAGGATAGGCTTCTGTCTTTGAATACTGACGTGCCGCATCATGACTCATGTATTTCATATCGGGCAGCCACACATCCACAACGCCTTCCAACAAACGCAGCAAAGGCAATGAGTCGTAGGCATTGGTATTGTAGACCACGGGCAGCCGCAAACCTTGGGCATAGGCAAGCTCCAATGCGCATAGGATGGGTAGAATATATTGGGTGGGCGTAACAAGATTGATATTCACAGCGCCTTGTTCTTGCAAGCTTAAAAACGCCTGTGCGAGGAGGCTGAAGTGTCCATCATGTCCCTCCCCTTCATGGCTGATTTGCCAGTTCTGACAAAATGCGCAGCTCATACAGCAATAGGAGAAAAAGACGGTTCCCGATCCTGAATCGCCTACGAGCATGGGCTCTTCGCCAAAATGAAGCAATGCCGCTTGCCATCGTGCCCATTCACCGCCTGCCGCGCCTGCGCCACAGCTGCCTATTTCCGCACCGACCCTGTCGGCACCGCAGGCATGACCGCAAGCTTGGCACGGCGACACGAGTTCTTTTAAGGACGGCAACAGAGCATTTATCTTTGCGCGTTTTTCGTCCGGATTCATCTTTAATTGATTGTCCTATTGATCAGGCGTTTTTGCGTCCATCACTTACATGATTTGCGGCACCGGACAGATCCGGCAACGGCACATTGAAGCGCCTTATTCCGCCATTCATTGCAGGCGGCAGTTCTTTCAATACAGCCATGCTCATAGACTTTTAAAAACGGTCGCCGCCCCAAGGCACTTCGATGCCCAGGCTCTTCGGCGAGTCCGAGAGATAATACAATTCGAATTTCATCCAGTCCTGGCCGCCGGGCAAGTCATTGAGATAGATGCGAACGGTATATTCATTTTCGGGCGAAGGCTGCTCCAATACAAAGGGATGCATGGGCCGAGACTCAATATTCTTAAGAATGACGGTGCCCGATTCTTCAGGCAGTGCCGCAGTTATCTCTGCCACATAGGCATGTCCGGCGTCCCATTTTATGGGTATCAGTTTATAGCCGTCACCCTTCACTTCGAGCATATCCTGTCCATCGACCAAAACTTCGAAAAGGCCAAGCTTTAGGAGATCATCGCTTCGCTCTTTCAAGATCTCTTCATAGCGTTGCTGCTGTTCTGCAATAATGCGTTCCAGTCCCTTTTCGTCAGGCGTCGTTTCTTGTCTGCGCATCGCCTCTTCCCGATCGTCGAGGAGACGATGAGCGTTATCACGGAGCACATCGACACCGTCCAATTGATACCCGAAATTGGGTGTAGCGGCGAAAGCGTTGCGCGCAAGGTCAAAGACATTCAAAGATTCTTCCAAGGCATCACGGTTTTTCTCGTTACCCTCATCCCAATAATCGAAAAAGGCAAAGACTGTGTCCATATAGTGGAGGTTGGTATTGATCAATCCGAATGTCATGGCGGCACGGTTCGACACGGCAGCAGCCAATTCCTTATCTTCAATGAGCGGACCTGCCTCTTCGACCCGTTCACGAATTTCCCGTGCAGCGTCCAGTCCCTGTTCCATGGAACGCAAGGTTTCTTTGCGCCAAGGATCACAGCGCAGATACATACGCCGTAAAAAGTTTAAATGACCCTCGCCGTTATCAATAGCGGGGTATCCCTCAACGGTAAAAATATTTACGCGCATATTGGTAAAGGAGTTGAAGGAACCGTAAGAAATGGGTTCGACATGAAGCCCGTATTTGTACGCGCCTGCGGTGAGCCGGTAGGCGGAAGCCATAATATCGGCAGCTTCCTCGCCGAAGTGAATGGCACAGAAATCCCGAGTCACCTCATCCATGGATACATCGCGATCCCACATGAGACGATAGAGCACATAGGCATAAGCGCCTGTGGTGCCCCAGTCATCCTTGTGCCCTCCTGCGAGGGAGCCCATGCCGCGCACGTTGCTATTGTCGGGCTCCATAAAGGTTTGCAAACCTCTTTGGAAATAGTCTCCGGAAAAGGTGGGGAAAATATGAGACGGCCTACCCTCATAACAATTCATGGTTTCAAAAAGGACTACCGTGTTATGGGGCGTTTGATTAAAGGTCGCGTTATACGGTTGGAACCACCAGCGGTCGCCACGGGTTATTTTTGGCATAAGATAGATATCGTCGGTAGGAATGTCGTCGGTAAAAATGGCGCGAAAGACTTCCGGCTGACAATGGATCTCATGTTCACGAAGACCCCACGTAAAATGGAAATAGGTTTTGTTGCATTCTTTCACGACTACATCATGGGTGGCTTTGACGAAGGCATGAAAACGTTTCGTGTAGGGCCAATCACATTCCGGCGCTTCGCGGGTCAGATCGAAGGGTACATAACGATCCCAAAATCCGGAGATATCATCGTTGCACACACTGATACCATCCAATTCAGGAAGCCCTTGGAACAAAAGCCGATACTTTTCCTTGACGGCTTCCCAAAAGGCGGGATCGCAAGGATCTAAGGTAGCATTGACCGCTTCTAAAAGGGAAGGATGCACGGTGAATTCATTGCTGAAGGCATAAAATTTAATGTGCAGGGCATGAGCATATTCGATGAGTTTCCGTGCCCGTTCACGATGCTTCTCGTTCTCCTCTCTTTCCGGATCGGCATCCCACGGAATTAAATCAAGCATATTAGGCCCCGCCACCCAATTAAATCCGTAACGCAGCGCACTGCGCAATTGTTCTTCAGAGCTGCCTCCGTAGGAATTTCGACCCCATGCGCCGCCCAATCGTATCTCCACAATAGGCTCCCGTAGGGTGTTGATCTCGGGTATGAAACGATTAACCCGGAGCCGGTCATAAATCCAATATAAACCATATACATCGGCCTGTATCGATGCCCCGGCAATCACGATGATACGGGCATCTTCACGCTGCAGCGTTGCGATGGCACAACCTTCCGGATTATCGGGAAGGGCAGGCACTTCAAATCCTTCGCTCTTCAACAACTGGGTAATGGGATTGGCAGGTGATGCGCCTAAAATGATGCAATTACCTGAGGGGATACCCTGTGTATGGCTGACCCGATCAATGGCGAGATCGAAACCGACGCCGGCTTCACGCAAATCATCGATAGCCACCTCTACAGCCAATTCGCCCTCATGCACGTCGGTGGTGACCACTTTCCAAGATTCCACGGCGCCGGCAGAGAAGACCACAAACAAAATCATCAGACAACTGAATCCAACAATGCGCATAACATTCCTTTCCTAATGACGTAATTTGAAGACGCAGGCAATGCTGCTTTACAGGGAGTATACATGAGCGCCGATTCAAGGCTGAAATGAAAGCCTTGCAGCGAAGGACATAACAAGGGCCAGGTTGCGCTTTCAGTTCATTCCATCCAGTATAAAATGACACGGCCACCATTGCAGCCGCTGTCAGGAAGCCTCAAAAATGATCGCCTCCCCAAGGCACATCCAAACCGAGCTGCTCCGGCGAATCGGGAAGGAAATACAAATCGAATTTCATAAGCGCCTGTCCGCCGGGCAAATCATTCAAATAGATACGGACGGTAAAATCGTTGTGCGGGGCAGGCTGTTCCAAGACAAAAGGATGCATGGCCCGTGATTCCAAATCTTTGGGAATGACCGTGCCCTGTTGTTTTGGTAAAGGCGAGGTCAGCTCCGCTCGATGCATGGAACCGGCGTCCCATTTTATGGGGATGAGTTTAAAGCTATCGCCCTTTATCTCGAGCATATCCTGACCATCAATCATGATCTCAAAAGATCCGAGTTGGATAAGTTCTGCGGCACGCTCTTGCAAGACCTCTTCATAACGGTGCTGAAGCTGCGCGATGATTCCTCCCAAGTCCTTTTCGCTTGGTGTTGTCTCTTGGCGGCGCTTGGCTTCCTCACGATCTTCCAAAAGACGATGTCCATTCTGTCGCAATATATTCACGCCGTCCAATTGATAGCTGAAGTTTGGCGTTGACGCAAAGGCATTACATGCCAAGTCGAAAGCAGTGAGCACTTCTTCGAGTGTGTGGCGGTCTTTTTCACAGCCGCTATCCCAGTAATCAAAAAATGCGAACATGGTTTCCATATACAGTTTATTCGTATGGATGAGTCCGAAAGTCATGGCGGCGCGATTTGACAGCGCGGCTGCCAATTCTTTGTCTTGCATCAAAGGCCCTGCCTCCTCGACCCGTTCACGAATAAAGCGTGCCCCGTCCAAGCCCTGCTCCAAAGACTGCAGCGTTTCCATTTTCCAAGGTTTACAGCGCCGATAGAGGGTGCGGAGAAAGTCTAAGTGCCCTTTCCCATTGTCGATGGCGGGCAAGCCCTCCGCCACAAAAACATTTTCCCGCGTTGTAAGGGCAGAATTAAATTGTCCATAGGAAATGGGCTCGACATGAATACCGTATTTATAGGCGCCGGCCGAACGCAGATAGGCGGCAGCCAGGATCTCTGCCGCCTCAGCGCCAAAATGGATCGCGCAAAAATCACGGGCAACTTCCTCCATGTTCACGTCACGCTCCCACATGAGGCGAAATATGACATAGCTATAGGCGGCTTCCGTGCCCCAATCGTCCCAGCTGCTTCCGCTTACTGCTGTCATACCGCGCACATTATTGTCGATGGGATCCGTCACGTATTGCAGTCCGCTTTGATAATAATCTCCAGAAAATGTGGGAAACAGATAGGAGGCTGGATCTTCATAGCAGTTCATTCTTTCAAAATGTACTATGGTGTTATGAGGGCTTTGATTGAAGGTGGCATTATACGGTTGAAACCACCAGCGGTCCGCCCGTGTAATTTTCGGTATGAGAAAAAACTTATCGCTTGTTGGAATGTCATCGGTAAAAATGGCGCGG
This genomic window from Candidatus Hydrogenedentota bacterium contains:
- a CDS encoding radical SAM protein: MNPDEKRAKINALLPSLKELVSPCQACGHACGADRVGAEIGSCGAGAAGGEWARWQAALLHFGEEPMLVGDSGSGTVFFSYCCMSCAFCQNWQISHEGEGHDGHFSLLAQAFLSLQEQGAVNINLVTPTQYILPILCALELAYAQGLRLPVVYNTNAYDSLPLLRLLEGVVDVWLPDMKYMSHDAARQYSKTEAYPDVARAGLREMYRQSGPLRIEDGVAVSGVMLRHLVLPNNIASSYEMLLWLHDEKMTDIGLSLMSQYSPQYQASRYPEISRSVTRKEYDDVVAFAEKLSFNHILFQNLDSADVYLPDFKRRRPFQDP
- a CDS encoding glycosyltransferase family 4 protein, whose product is MRIGIELTPLTYRLTGVGYYVSHLIHEMLHVAEEESIRGFVAGFRSMESSLKDFPVKRVPLPQRVLKLLWDRVHAPRVDCLLGGVDVYHAVNYVLPPLKHAKGILSIHDLGFLRQPDWSNPATRAPFAATIHKDALRADAIIACSESTRDDIVSLLQVPPERVHVIYDAADASFVPVARSTAQERVAAALGLEAPYLLFVSTLEARKNILTLLEAFARTSVPHRLVLAGGAGWGSASILERAKKADLSERVLLTGYIPDRSLFPSLYSAADAFVFPSWYEGFGLALLEAMACGCPVITSNSSSLPEVGGDAPLYVDPGDVDGLAHAIERLCGDKALQEAMREKSIAQSRKFSWRQCAAQTLHCYRSLF